The Hypanus sabinus isolate sHypSab1 chromosome 2, sHypSab1.hap1, whole genome shotgun sequence DNA segment atctggcgccaacaatcatttcacggtcaaagtcacttaggtcacaggACCAAGATGGCAACACGACGCAGTTTGCACTGGCCACTCTGGAGCGgatatgttatttgttaagcgggtgccgtgcacaatcctaatctgatgaataacagacatgggagcacagaggaacacctggaaatctccaggaaggccttcttcattgctgctgctgttgtaaggtccaggtctctgctgagaataggcccccagtcctcgggatcACGTTGCTGGTGGCCAGCGGATGTGTCGTAGTGCACTCAGCAGAGGACGgggctcagagaggctgtgccggaggctcagaggttcgacggactcagagtccgctgcaatcggggcgctttcactgtgtgctgcaccTGCTAGACTGGGTCCatcggagctttcattgtgtgctgtgtctgcgcgGTTGAGTTCGGCgtcatggaagtccatagtggcgGTACTCCCTTTTGCCACCtgcgggaccctgaggacttgtggaaactgtgtggtggtttctttcaaacttatagtcttttaacatctttggactagtTTCTACTGTGCctgtggtctgtttttttttatcaattatggtattgtctacactgttgtaactatatgttaattATATttgactatgtggttttgtgtaggtcgtgtagctttagtttttggtttgttgggtggtagagttggtctcttgacttggtgtgtctgggtagtcttgttttgtctggtggatttggagctctttTCTGGggacgtgctaagatggtagcgcgatattaatacgcagcagcctctccgaaccCTGGATttgggattaccaaacgttatgtggattttctggtgtagtctgttttgtcgtatgCTTTTATGctatcattctggagaacattgtctcattttttaactgcattgcatttgtggttcctgaatgacaataaactgaaactgaactgaactgaactgattccctctccattctgatgtttgatctgaacacaactgaacctcttcttCTAATAAGTTTAATGGTGACTGGCAGACCAAAATAAGGTGCATTACTACATTTACTTAGTTGAAATGTGGAGCAGAGACAGGAAGTATACCCAGTAACTTCACCCCAGCCcccaaaaaactccaacagtatTAAAAAAACTAATGATTTTCAAAAAGTCAAATATCCACTTACATCCATAATGATGTCAGtgatatcctaacaaactttccatgttaaactgtgtctgtcccaaagatctcaatttaACAATTAGTtgtttcctttgcacctcataggAACTGCATTCAAATAATTTATGTTGTACCATTTCTTGACAAGAACTGTCCTTACAAATTCCCATTATCTGGTATATTAATTATGAACAAGGAATTATTAAACCTAGAATGCCCAATACATAAACGTGCAAGTATAACTTTTTTTCTCCTTTTATATCCATCTCCCAACTGAGTTCCTACCATTCTCTGAATTTTACATAAATGGCTTCCCTTCTTTTCCTTTTCCCAACCTTGTTGCCACAGTGATTGAGTAGACTCTTTATCTACCAACACTCTAATCATGTTAGtgactttcctgcaataccatgggctcttaacttggtaagcaacctcatgtggggcatcttgtcaaaggccttctgaaagtccaaatatacaacatccactgcatcccctttatctatattgcttgtaatctcctcaaagaattccaacaagtttgtcaggcaggattttccctgaaggaagccaTACTGACTTAGtcctaccttgtcctgtgtcaccaaatactccatcacctcatccttaacagttgacttttacaacttcccaaccactgaggtcaggctaactggtctataatttctgctgccttcctcctttcttaaagagtggagtgacatttgcaattctacagtccatgccagagtccaatgatttttaaaagatcatttctaatgccatcacaatctctaacactacctctttcagaactctagcgtgcagttcatctggtccaggtgacttatgtaccttcaagtctttcagctttttgagcaccttctctcttgtaatagtaacttctCTTTTTTCACACACTACAATATCTGGCACActactagtatcttccacagtgaagactgatgcaaaacactcatttatttcatcatccatctccttgtcctccgttattatttctcctgcctcattttctagcagcccTATATCCACCCTcgtttcttttatttttaacaaacttgaaaaaacttttactatccactttgatattatttctagcttgctttcatattttatcttttcccttctaataatttttaaaattgctttctgtaggtttttcaaaacttcccaatcctctattttcccactaacgtttgctttgttgtatgccctttcttttgctttcacaATAGCTTTGACCTCCCTCATTAGCCAGGGTTGTACTGTTTTGTCATTTGAGTAttccttcatttttggaatacatggcccttcctcatttttcccagaaacacatgcATTGCTCCTCTGCTGACATCCccgccagcagctccttccaatttactttgaccaactctTCTCTAATGTAGAGACCACCTTTAAAGTTCTTTAGAAGGAAAAACATGAAATGGAATCTCACTGAATGCAAAAGACAGAATGCAGAATTGAAAATGAGGCCTGCCTACAAAAGGTAATATTATATTTAATTATGCCCCTGGAGTAGTTTAGAGCATAGAGGCAAAAGAAAGTTAACTGTTTACTTTAGTAGACAAGTTGTATGGGGCAGTTTCAGCAACTACTTACAGGAATACCTTCTGGAGTGTAAACCAGCAGAACATCGATTCAGTGGGATTGAGTCCATTTGCAAAACTGAACAAAACTTCTCAGTAATCAGGAAGGTGCCCACAGGTTAGAAATGGATTATAAGAGGTACCTTTGATTCATTGTTTTAAAGCTGTAATTGCCCAGAGTTTCCAAGGGGTTAGTGGAAAGCTCAGGCATGTTTTGATCCTGTGAAAATGAATTACATGGAGGTGAGGATCCCAGAGTCAGCCATTCAGCTTATTGAGTCTGTTTAGTGTCTTTGCAACTATGGATCAACATTATAActcaaattacagataaaacttCTGTATCACTGGATGAAATAGATATATTTATTTCACCAAGCACAAAATATAAGTTTAACAAATGCACCCAAATTTATAAAAAAAATGTACAAATTTGACAATTTTCTCGTGTAATGTAAATGACATTAACTTTCTACATCACAACTAAACTTCTAAAGAATAGTCAAGTCAAGTAATATTTTCAAGATGGCAATACTTGCATATTTAAACAGATAATTAATATTGTCATGAAAGAATGTTTCAATGGAAAAGCTATTTAAGGAGTTACAAATTGCATTCTTCTTTACACCTAAATCACAATCGAAGTAAGAAATAAATCTCTGGTTCACTGACAGTGTTAGGTTCAGTTTGCAAGTCTGAGTCGTCATTGTAAAAGTTGTCACCATATCTGTGCAGCAACGTACCACAAGAGCCTTCAGGAATACCACGGCCTTCCAAACCTTCTTCTTTAAGCTGGTTTAGGTAGCCTGCAATGTAGGAACCTGTGGAGTGCCTATTAACTGTATGGTGATGCACAGGGGTTTTCTTTCGTAAAACGACACCACCAGAGGTGCAGGTACTAGAAACTTTATGCTTGTTAGCCTCCTGTATTTGCTTTGCCCTATTAGCAACATAGCGGACTCTGCTCTGGCTTCTCGATGAGAGTTTCCTTACGAGACCTCTTTGGTAATCAGATTCCAGGCTTATAACTGGAACGCAAGTTTCCTGATTTTCCTCCTGCTCTAACGACACAAGTTTGCGTAACTGCTCTGTTAAAGCATCTGTCGGCTTTGGTAAGTTTTTAAGAGATGGCATTGTTTTCTGTCCTTTAATATTTGGCACAATGAAACTTTTACTGATGAATTTGTACTTGCTTTCAAAGGTACACGATATGTCCTCCGAAGTCAGGTCTCCAAGGCTCTTGGATTTACTTGCAGATGGTTGTTTTGCTGCACTAAAGGGGTGTTTGACTACTGTGGTCTCATTTGCATCTGAGTGCAATGGATTCCAAATATTCCTTTCAGAAATACACAATGCTCGTTCATTTGGATTTGTTACTGGTGAATTCCCCAAAAACAAAAAACTGGTTGCATTTTTACCTCTGTTCTGGGTCATCTGGTAGAAATTCCCAGCTGATGAAGAGTTTCTTGGGCCTGATTCTTTACTACAGCTCCCTATGGTGGTGACAGTAAAGTCAAAGTCATCTACTTCTAAAAGACTACTGCCAAAAGAATCTATTGGTGGAGATGCATTAAGAATTGCATTATCAGCTGTTATACATAAGGTATTTATACTACTACATTTACTGTCAGCATCAATCCCTCTCCAAGATGCATCCTGTATGTTGTCTATACCTGAATTTGCATGGGTATTGGGATTGGTACACCGAACATTTAAGGTTTTATTGTATGTTCCTTCTAAGGTTTCATTATTTAGGTTTCTTTTTAGTGTGTGATTAAAAGAAATGGGAGATAGGATTCCCTCATTTATTATGGTATCTGAGGAATGATCAGACATctcagggctggagaagatagTTGTATCTGCTGTTAGATTCAAGCATGCTTTCTTGGCTTTCACATCCCTACACAAAAGATTTACAGGTGCATTTGTTTCTATGCCACAAGGCTGTGACAGTCCAGACAACATGCTTGTCGAGTGATTGCTGGTTGCATGAAAACTTGAAATCATAGTCAGATTGGTTCTGTCTGTTGTGTCAAACTGTGCAATGAGGGCTGAAATAGGACTACCTATTTCATTTTCACTGGGCAAGGACATAGCATCAATTAGATGAGAGACTGTGCTGTCAAGTGTTGTACCCAAGCTTTGTAAAGGATCAAACTCATTTACAGGGACTGGTGAAGACATTGTGATATAATGTTCAATCTTTTCCTCAACCCCTACAAATTTTGCATTAGAAAGTGGAGTAGAAATATTTTTATTTGGCTCCTCTTGTAAGTTAGTGAGTTTCTGGTCTGATAATAGATTTTCACTGGTCTGTTGCCACAAGATACCATTACATTGAAACTGTTCGTGTTGGTGCAACTGTCCTTGATCACACATGTCATCCATTTGAACAGAATTGTTGCAATATGGCGCACTGGAAGGAACGTTTTCAAAAGAAACATGCCGATGCATTGGATTATTGGATGCACAGTGTTCTGTGTTTTCAGAAAACTCTTTAGAACTACTTCTTGCCAACTCTTGTGACTGAGACTCATTCAATTCATTAGCACCTGATAATGGACAACGTTGAGCCAAAGGAAGCGATGAATTCATTATTTTATCTTCACAACTTTTTACACTTGAGTTTTTCCCTGTTTTAGTCTCTGTAAAATAAATATTTAGAAAATTAGGGTTTTCAAGTCCATGGCAATGGCAatacacatacccacacacaaaAATCATTTGGGGCTCAATCCTGAAGCTTTATCAAACTCtcattaggccacatctggagtactgcatacagttctggtcgccctattataggaaggttgtcgagggtacagaagaggtttaccaggatgctgcctggattaaagggcatgtgctataatgagaggttgtacaaatttgggttgtttctTCTGGAGTGccgaaggctgaggggagagctagtagaggtttacaagattaaaagaggcatagattgagtaaaCAGGAGACAGTATCCTTTTCCCATGGTCGAAATGTCTAACcccagagggcatgcacttaaagtaaaaaaggaTAATTTCAAAGGAGTTGTGAGaggcaatttatttatttgttttcttatttatttacatagagagtggtaggtgcctggaatgtccTGCCTGGGGTGGtaatagaggcagatatattcggtacttttaagaggtgtttaggtaggtacatgaatgtgaggaaaatggaaagatacAGACACAGTAGGCATGAGGGAACACTTTAGTtgcccatttgattactaatgtaTTTGATTCTGGGCCAAAGGTCTGTTCCTATGTCATAACACCCTGTATTCTATGTTCTGAGAAGGTGAGAATAGAAACTAGAATATAGCCTCTAAATGGCATAATGCTTGCACCTTGATAGAGTGTGCACTTTGTGCACTTTGTACTCAGACAAATAAGTTTGAACCCTTATCTAGACAATACCAATGATGACTCTAAATTCTGGATTGATATCCAACAAATAGTACTACTACTTGCTTTTGAGGAATGTGGGTTATGGGGCAGACTGTAGCCCAGCCCCTCTTAGTAGATAGGTTATCACAATTGTGCATAAATGTCCACATTCACATTCTTTACTACAAATATAAATATTGCCAATACTTTTAAATCCAAGGCTCAACAAGAATTACTGCCTGACATATGTACAGTCTTTTTTTTTACTCTACAATGAAGAAAACTATCTTGTGTTTAGTGTTGTGGTCTTAAAACTGCTAAAAATGTATTGATACGGACTGTAAACTCAGACAAAGCAATATAGATGTTCATTCTGAGTTTCATTGTTTACTGAGCACATTTTATTGTACTAATTAGATCAAAATTCAATTTGCGCAGATGTGAAATTGTCATATTTGTTAAAGGAGCTTGGTGAAAACAGGAGACAAAGATAAGGTTCTTCACTGAACCTTTCCTCATGTCTTCAGTTTAAATTTTATGCTATTTCAAATCCAAAGCATAATGGGGAACTTAAGTGAATGCATTGCTTTTCTGATTTTTATCAGTGAACTGCCTTTCTCAAACTCTAGGTTTACCTGGAGAAGCTTCCTAATTAGTTTAGAACTCTGAAGAGACAAGACAGTAAagatgagggagagggggagagtgagtgggggacaaggggtgggggagagggatgggggagaaggggggtataagggagaggagaggaataatcactatctACAAAAAGTTTGGTGAAACTGGTTAAAATAAATGGCAGTACATACTGCACAGAATCACCTTAGAATATCAAATCAATTAAGCAAAAACACATTAGCAGAAATTGATTAGATTTAAACAATGTCAGTATTTTCTCTGATGAAAAACTGTACTTCAAAGCAAGATTATACTTATATTTAAGCCATCTATAACAGGGTCTAGTTATGAAAATTCTTTAAGATACATCTGCGTACATAGATTGACATTAGAAAATCCTATTTTTAATACTTAAAATTGTGAAATGATTTCCCGATTTTATAATTCTGTAGTGCCTTACCAGAATTTTTACCAGCAGGAGGTGACATTTCTCCATAAAGCCAATTATCGACTGGCATAGAAATAGGACGCACATGAGATGTTTTTGTTCTTCGTGTACTGCATGTTATGTCTGTGCCGGTATTCAGAGGATTGGCTTCTTGCTCGCTCATGTCAGCACAAGTTTCCAAAAGCATACTTTTGCTCTTTTTTGCTTCCTTTGTAGGTGCACTGGCAGTGCGACGTAGAATTCGATTCCCAAAGGATTTCTTTTGAATTACGTTGCCTTGGTTTTTGTTTACTGAAGGATATTTGGGGTTCTTGCTAAACAGACCCTTAAGTCCCATTAGTTGCTGTATCAGGCAATTAAAGAAGTAAGAACTCAAATAAATTGTGTTTACATTGAGAAGGTTGCATCAATAATCTATGTTGGCAAGCATAAAACTTTAAATCACTAGGATAATACTTTACCCAAGTCTGGAGAAGCTTTAACAATACCTTACTAAATATGCAAATTAAACAAAATTCTCATGGCTTGCATTAAAGCCAAATGCTCCAAATAATTAAATTATATACTTTAAACTTTTATTGATATAACTTTAAATTTGTTTCAAAACTAAGTAGAAACATTCTTTCTAATTCTTGATTCCTCTTAGATAAATCTATGGATTTAGTTATTCCTATTTAACCTGTGTCAGATGAACTATATCTACCCAAATATCTGTTCAACATACTAAACACACTTGGCAGAATACAGAAACAGAAGTGTAGTATGTTAGAAACAATTTGTCATCAAATAAAAGTGAGCTTTATTACAGAAATACAACACCGATGTAAAGTCAGAGCTCCAatctcctttttttctttttcttttccaatCTCCGATCTAGCACTCTGATTTGCCAGCACCTCCAGCAAACCTGGTTGAGAAttgtctcttttgtacaggtcatatttccctggaagagatcccaatgatccacaaatttGAAATGCTGCCCCCTACACCAATTCCCCAACCACACATCACTCTGCCATAAttatcctcactggcacatgCAGAAGCAACAATCCAAGATTACTATCATTGaagtcctgtttttttttttacttcctaCCTAGGTGCCTATACTTGCTCTTTAGGATCTCATCTCATTTCCTGTGCCAtgagtaccaatatgtaccatgatttTTGCTGCTTACC contains these protein-coding regions:
- the plch1 gene encoding 1-phosphatidylinositol 4,5-bisphosphate phosphodiesterase eta-1 isoform X2; translated protein: MMSLRRDLFLLVKAYSNKKDHLTVEEFAHFLKSEQKMYNVTIEYCMDIIRKFEVSEAKKQQNLLGVEGFTNFMRSPACDIFNPLHNEVNQDMDQPLCNYFIASSHNTYLTGDQLLSQSKIDMYSWVLQAGCRSVEVDCWDGPDGEPIVQHGYTLTSKVLFQDVVETINKYAFIKNEYPVILSIENHCSIQQQKKLVQYLKSILGSKLELFSIESHGKYQLPSPQSLKGKILIKGKKLPADLGIDTEEGEVSDEDSADEIEEECKLKQFNGSAANHHQVECLIRKKLDLLLNESQQDKENPDQPTVCALLRVTHKGLNDNLQQKSHPKEIMKESGKKFHSNSFISTFSKQKKSTKSKAKLYSPNDEDQQNFPGKEAGPGCRLGHRKKTTKLYRGLSDLVIYTNSVTSQDLLGKGSAGKVLSLNETQAHELLHQKPEQFICFNQKHLTCVYPSAFRIDSSNFNPQEYWNVGCQMVALNYQTDGRMMQLNRALFMQNGNCGYVLKPQSMCQGVFNPFSEDFLHGHPKKQLTVKIISGQQLLKPPNSMLGDRREIIDPFVEVEILGLPIDCWKEQTRVVDDNGFNPVWEETITFTVHMPEIALVRFLVWNHDPIGRDFVGEKTVSFSALMPGYRHIYLEGMPESSLFVHVTIHDICGKQLMGLKGLFSKNPKYPSVNKNQGNVIQKKSFGNRILRRTASAPTKEAKKSKSMLLETCADMSEQEANPLNTGTDITCSTRRTKTSHVRPISMPVDNWLYGEMSPPAGKNSETKTGKNSSVKSCEDKIMNSSLPLAQRCPLSGANELNESQSQELARSSSKEFSENTEHCASNNPMHRHVSFENVPSSAPYCNNSVQMDDMCDQGQLHQHEQFQCNGILWQQTSENLLSDQKLTNLQEEPNKNISTPLSNAKFVGVEEKIEHYITMSSPVPVNEFDPLQSLGTTLDSTVSHLIDAMSLPSENEIGSPISALIAQFDTTDRTNLTMISSFHATSNHSTSMLSGLSQPCGIETNAPVNLLCRDVKAKKACLNLTADTTIFSSPEMSDHSSDTIINEGILSPISFNHTLKRNLNNETLEGTYNKTLNVRCTNPNTHANSGIDNIQDASWRGIDADSKCSSINTLCITADNAILNASPPIDSFGSSLLEVDDFDFTVTTIGSCSKESGPRNSSSAGNFYQMTQNRGKNATSFLFLGNSPVTNPNERALCISERNIWNPLHSDANETTVVKHPFSAAKQPSASKSKSLGDLTSEDISCTFESKYKFISKSFIVPNIKGQKTMPSLKNLPKPTDALTEQLRKLVSLEQEENQETCVPVISLESDYQRGLVRKLSSRSQSRVRYVANRAKQIQEANKHKVSSTCTSGGVVLRKKTPVHHHTVNRHSTGSYIAGYLNQLKEEGLEGRGIPEGSCGTLLHRYGDNFYNDDSDLQTEPNTVSEPEIYFLLRL
- the plch1 gene encoding 1-phosphatidylinositol 4,5-bisphosphate phosphodiesterase eta-1 isoform X3 — translated: MRSPACDIFNPLHNEVNQDMDQPLCNYFIASSHNTYLTGDQLLSQSKIDMYSWVLQAGCRSVEVDCWDGPDGEPIVQHGYTLTSKVLFQDVVETINKYAFIKNEYPVILSIENHCSIQQQKKLVQYLKSILGSKLELFSIESHGKYQLPSPQSLKGKILIKGKKLPADLGIDTEEGEVSDEDSADEIEEECKLKQFNGSAANHHQVECLIRKKLDLLLNESQQDKENPDQPTVCALLRVTHKGLNDNLQQKSHPKEIMKESGKKFHSNSFISTFSKQKKSTKSKAKLYSPNDEDQQNFPGKEAGPGCRLGHRKKTTKLYRGLSDLVIYTNSVTSQDLLGKGSAGKVLSLNETQAHELLHQKPEQFICFNQKHLTCVYPSAFRIDSSNFNPQEYWNVGCQMVALNYQTDGRMMQLNRALFMQNGNCGYVLKPQSMCQGVFNPFSEDFLHGHPKKQLTVKIISGQQLLKPPNSMLGDRREIIDPFVEVEILGLPIDCWKEQTRVVDDNGFNPVWEETITFTVHMPEIALVRFLVWNHDPIGRDFVGEKTVSFSALMPGYRHIYLEGMPESSLFVHVTIHDICGKQLMGLKGLFSKNPKYPSVNKNQGNVIQKKSFGNRILRRTASAPTKEAKKSKSMLLETCADMSEQEANPLNTGTDITCSTRRTKTSHVRPISMPVDNWLYGEMSPPAGKNSETKTGKNSSVKSCEDKIMNSSLPLAQRCPLSGANELNESQSQELARSSSKEFSENTEHCASNNPMHRHVSFENVPSSAPYCNNSVQMDDMCDQGQLHQHEQFQCNGILWQQTSENLLSDQKLTNLQEEPNKNISTPLSNAKFVGVEEKIEHYITMSSPVPVNEFDPLQSLGTTLDSTVSHLIDAMSLPSENEIGSPISALIAQFDTTDRTNLTMISSFHATSNHSTSMLSGLSQPCGIETNAPVNLLCRDVKAKKACLNLTADTTIFSSPEMSDHSSDTIINEGILSPISFNHTLKRNLNNETLEGTYNKTLNVRCTNPNTHANSGIDNIQDASWRGIDADSKCSSINTLCITADNAILNASPPIDSFGSSLLEVDDFDFTVTTIGSCSKESGPRNSSSAGNFYQMTQNRGKNATSFLFLGNSPVTNPNERALCISERNIWNPLHSDANETTVVKHPFSAAKQPSASKSKSLGDLTSEDISCTFESKYKFISKSFIVPNIKGQKTMPSLKNLPKPTDALTEQLRKLVSLEQEENQETCVPVISLESDYQRGLVRKLSSRSQSRVRYVANRAKQIQEANKHKVSSTCTSGGVVLRKKTPVHHHTVNRHSTGSYIAGYLNQLKEEGLEGRGIPEGSCGTLLHRYGDNFYNDDSDLQTEPNTVSEPEIYFLLRL